From the genome of Anaerolineae bacterium:
TCTCTTTGCCCAGTTTGTTTTGGTAGACGAGATCAACCGGGCCACGCCGCGCACCCAGTCCAGTTTGTTGGAAAGTATGGCCGAACGCCAGGTAACCGTTGACGGCCACCAGTACAAACTGGAAGAACCGTTTTTTTTGATCGCCACCCAAAATCCCATTGAAACCGCCGGCACTTTTCCCCTGCCCGAGGCCCAGTTGGATCGTTTTCTCATTTCGCTCAGCCTGGGCTATCCCCAATTTGCCGACGAAGTATTGATCTTGGAAAGAGAAGAGCACGAGGACCCCCTGCAAAAGATCAAACCCGTACTCACGCCCGAACACATTTTGGCTTTACAGGTTTTGGTGCAAAGCGTAAACGTGGTGCGGTCCCTTAAAGAATATATCATCAAATTGCTCACCGCCACCCGCAACCATCCCGACGTGCTGTTGGGAGTCAGCCCCCGGGGCGGCGTGGCCCTGCAACGGGCGGCCCAGGCCATGGCCCTCTTAAACCATCGCCGCTTTGTTACCCCCGACGACCTTAAAGCCGTGGCCACAGGCGTATTGAGCCATCGCCTCATCACCCACGAGCGCTCCGGCGAGTTGCCCGCAACTATTGTTGACGCCGTGCTAAAAAGCGTGCCGGTGCCGGTGGATTAAACGCCATGCCCACCAAACGCAGTTGGGGATTTTTGGCTTTGGCCATCGGCCTGTACTTGCTGGCCAACCAAACCCAGGTGGGTTGGGTTTATATCATGGCCGATGGCCTGCTGGCGGTGTTGATCGTCTCCTTTTTTTATGCCCGGGGCATGTTAACCCCCCTCCAGGCCCGCCGCGATTTCCGCAACCTGTCCGCCGGCCGGGAAAACAAACTTGCCCAAAGTGCCGACAACAACGGCAAAAACGGCCTTGAGCTGTCTCCCCCGGTTTTTTACGAGGACGACGCCCTGGAAGTTACCCTTCAATTTAACCATCCCGGCGTTAAACCGGCCTTTCTGGTGAGCGGCGCTGAGTTCTGCCCTTTTGCCCCGCCCGCCGAACGGGAACAGTTCTTTTTCATCCCCGGACTTTTTAAGGGTCAACCGCAATCCCTAAGCTATCAAACCCGCGCCGATAGACGAGGTTTATACACTTTTTCCAAACTGCCCTTGCGCTCAAAAGGGCCGTTTGGCCTGTTCAGCCTCAAACGCGCGCTGGATACGCCGGGCCAGATTTTGATCTACCCCTATTACCATCCGCTGCAACGCCTGCGCCTGTTGGAAACAAGAGAATTGGCCGAAAGGCAAACGGCCAGGGTCGGCGTGGGCAGCCAGGTGATGAGCACCAGGGAATACCGCCCCGGGGATTCATTGCGCCAAATCCATTGGCGCAGCACCGCCCGGCTAAGCAAACTGGTGGTCAAAGAGTTTGCCGAAGAAGACCAACCTTCTCTCACGGTGGCGCTTGATCTGGCAGCCGCCGGCGGCGTTCAGGACAAGTTTTCCCCGTTTGAAACGGCCATTCGCCTGGCCGCCAGTTTGGGCCATTATGCCACCCGCAATGCCGTTCCCTTTAGACTGGTGGGGGCCAGCCCCAGGTGGGCGCCGCCGGCCACCCCTTTGGGTTGGTGGGCCATCTTGAATTATTTGGCCAAAGTGCAGCCCGATGGCCAGGAGCCGCTGGCCAAGTTGCTCGCCGGTTTGCCGCCGTTTCCTTTTTTGGTGGTTCTGGCCAGCCACCCCGACCCTTCCCTGGCCCGGGTTTTGGCCGCTTTACCCCGCAAAGGCGGGCAAACGCTGGCCGTTTTCATCACCCCCGGCGGCGCGATGCCGGAGAACGTTAAAGTAACAAAAACAAGAGGGCTGGAAGTCAAGCAGGTCAGCCCCTACAATTGGACGGAAGCGATAGAAACATGGTGAACCGGGCCGGTTCAAGTGCAAAACGGGAGAAATCAAAAAAAATAGAGCGTTCGCTGAAAGTGCGGCTCATGGTGCTGGCCGCCATGTTGGCTCCTTTGTTAGCCCTGGCGCGGGTTCGACCCGACCTGTGGCCTCACGCGCTGATTGCGGCGGCGGGCATGAGCCTGGGCCACTGGTACAGTTATCGTAATTTAGATCAAAGCACCGCGGCCGTGCGGGGCCTAATGTTTATGCTCATTCACGTGGCCTTTGCCTGGCTGATCATTGGCCTGGCCATTGGGGCCACGGTGCCGCAAGCCCAATTTGCCGTTTTTGCCCAGGCCATCACCAGTTTCGACCTGCGCTATCGCCGCAGCCTTTTTACCACGTTGTTCCACAGCCTGATCAATCTTTATGTAGTGGCCACTTTAAGCCGCACCCTGGAACTGGCCGTTTACCTGATCCTGTTTGCGGGGTTGGCTCTGGCCGCTTACTTTGTGGCCGCCAAAGAGGAAGGCTTAAGAACGGCCACGCTGCGCCCTAAACCCAACCCGGCTTCAACTACCCAAAGCCCCACTCAGGCCGGTTCCATGACGGTTTTTGGCGTGGGTTATGGCGCAGCCGCCCTGCTGGCCGTGCTTGCGCTTTTTATGGTTGTGCCCCGCTTTGCCAACAATCCCATTGTGCCCCCCTTTACCATCAATATTCCGCTCGAAGGAGGCGTCCGGGCGGAGATCATCAATCCCGGCGTGCCGCTGGTCCAAATTAACGGCTGGAGCGACGGCGTAAGCGATTACTTTTACGGTTTTAACAACAACCTGGATTTACGCTACCGGGGCGGCCTGAGCGATGCCGCCGTAATGTACGTGCGCAGCCCCAGCCGCAGTTATTGGCGCAGCCACAGTTACGACTTTTATACCGGCGTCACTTGGACCCAGAGCGATAAAACCCTGACCCCCATTGACCCCCGGGTAGGCGTGCATTACGTTTTGCCCGCGCCGCTGGGCGCGCCGGCAGCCCAAGGCCGGGCCGGGGAGGGACAGCGCATTGTGCAAACCTTTACCATCGTGCGGGAACAACCCAACCTCGTTTTTGCCGCCTACCGCCCGGCTGAAATTTTTATCACGGCCGATGAAATTTCCCTGGACAGCGGCGACGGTCTGCGCCTGCCCCAGGCGCTCAAACCCGGCTTTACTTACAGCGTGGTTTCTGTCCGGCCCCAATTTGACCCTGAGCTGCTGCGGCAGGCGTCCGCGTTGTACCCGCCCCAAATTGCCCGGCGCTACTTACAATTGCCCGGCCAAATATCCAACCGGACCAAAAACCTGGCCGGGCGACTGGCCGCTCCCTACGCCAACAATTACGATAAAGTGCTGGCCCTGAACAACCACCTGTTAACCGAATACACTTACAATTTCTTTCCGCCCCCCCATCCCCCCGGCGCGGAAGTGGTAGACACCTTTTTATTTGAGGATAAAGAAGGGATGTGCGAGCAGTACGTTACGGCTTTGGTGGTAATGGCCCGCGCGTTGGGTATTCCGGCCCGCCTGACTACGGGGTACGGTTCCGGCACGTATAACCCTATCACCAACTACTACGAGGTGAAACTCAGCGATGCCCACTCCTGGGCCGAAGTTTATTTTCCAGGTTACGGCTGGGTTCCTTTTGACCCCACCCCCGGCTGGACGCCGCAGCCCTACCCTACGCCCGTGCAAAACTGGCTATTTGCCAATCAGGGCCAATTCTTTGGGCTTGACCTGTCCACGGCGCCGCTTGGCCAAATCATGAACGGCGGCGCGGCCGGCCTGGTTTTATTTATGCCTGTTCTGGTGGGCCTGATATTGATGGTAGGAGCGGCCTTGTTGCTCATTTTTCTGGTCAAACAGTTCAACCTATCTGCCAAAACCCCCGGAAGCGGTGAGGCTTACTCCTGCCTGCCGCCACATCCCCGCCGCCAACTTATTCTCAAACTCTACCGCCAGGCGAGCAAACTTTTAAACCACAAAGGCTACGTGCCGCGCCAGCGTTGGGAGGCTCTGGCCGAATACGCCCGGCGGGTGGGCGACTGGCCAACATTGGCCCGCTTGACCAACGCCGCCGAAATTGCCGCCTACCGCCCCGAAGCCCCGGACGAAGAAACAGTGGCCCAGGCCAGGCAGTCCCTGGCGGACCTACAAAAAGAGCTATCCAGGCGGGGACGAATTTGATTATCACCGGCAAGATTTAAGCCATAACCGCCGGGGAAACTCCCCTGGTCACACCGCTGGGGGCCGAACTTAATCACAGACATATCGCCAGCCCAGAGTTACAATTCCCGGCACGTGTTCAGCCAATCCAGCATGGCCTTTATCTGGGAAATACGGAATTGATGCACCAGCCAATCAAACGGGTGGGAATCGGCCAGGCCCTCGGCCAGGATTTGCTGCTCGGCCAGCCAATTCCGGCAGGCGGCTTGCTGCCGCTCAAGTAAGGTCCGGGCCACTGTGTCCCCTTCTTGCCGGGCAAAATAGAATTTAGCCAGAAAATCCAATCGAAAACCACGGCCCCGGTCTACCGGGCTTTGCGCCCAATCCAAAAAAGCCCGCCGGCCCAATTCGGTCAGGGCAAACATCTTACGCGGCGGCAGGGACTCTTGCGGTTCAAGGGTTTGGCTTACGTAGCCCCGCTGCTCCAATTTGTCCAGCAGCGCATACACTTTACTTTGTTTCACCCGCCAAACCAGGCCCAGGCCGGTGGGATCGGCCAGTTGCCGGTAAATTTCATAACCATACCCTGGTTGCGGGCGCAGCAAACCTAACAAGGCATATTCAATTGTCAACGGCAGGCTTGATCGAGGACTCATCGGCATATCCCTCGCTGATCAAAAAAATATTCCAGCTGACGAGAAAGTCAACCTCTCCATAGCCGGCGGGCCAAGTTATGGGCCATCGAGGAAAGGTTGGCCCCGGGCGGAATAGAGACAACTTCAGCCGCAGGCCAGCGTTTTTGCCCCACCGCCAGCAATTCGGGCCGGATGACCACCAGCCCCCGGCGATAATGGCCGGCATCCAGGGCCAATAATCCGGCCAGCCACCCTTTACCACATTCAAGTTCAAGCGGCCCTAACTCGTCAACAATGAACAGGTCGCAGGGACAGGCTGTTTGCAATACCGTATTGCCCCAGGCCAGAACCGCCGGGTCAAAACTCCAGCCGGGGGTGGGCGATCCGG
Proteins encoded in this window:
- a CDS encoding DUF58 domain-containing protein, yielding MPTKRSWGFLALAIGLYLLANQTQVGWVYIMADGLLAVLIVSFFYARGMLTPLQARRDFRNLSAGRENKLAQSADNNGKNGLELSPPVFYEDDALEVTLQFNHPGVKPAFLVSGAEFCPFAPPAEREQFFFIPGLFKGQPQSLSYQTRADRRGLYTFSKLPLRSKGPFGLFSLKRALDTPGQILIYPYYHPLQRLRLLETRELAERQTARVGVGSQVMSTREYRPGDSLRQIHWRSTARLSKLVVKEFAEEDQPSLTVALDLAAAGGVQDKFSPFETAIRLAASLGHYATRNAVPFRLVGASPRWAPPATPLGWWAILNYLAKVQPDGQEPLAKLLAGLPPFPFLVVLASHPDPSLARVLAALPRKGGQTLAVFITPGGAMPENVKVTKTRGLEVKQVSPYNWTEAIETW
- a CDS encoding PadR family transcriptional regulator, which codes for MSPRSSLPLTIEYALLGLLRPQPGYGYEIYRQLADPTGLGLVWRVKQSKVYALLDKLEQRGYVSQTLEPQESLPPRKMFALTELGRRAFLDWAQSPVDRGRGFRLDFLAKFYFARQEGDTVARTLLERQQAACRNWLAEQQILAEGLADSHPFDWLVHQFRISQIKAMLDWLNTCREL
- a CDS encoding DUF4129 domain-containing protein, with amino-acid sequence MDGSDRNMVNRAGSSAKREKSKKIERSLKVRLMVLAAMLAPLLALARVRPDLWPHALIAAAGMSLGHWYSYRNLDQSTAAVRGLMFMLIHVAFAWLIIGLAIGATVPQAQFAVFAQAITSFDLRYRRSLFTTLFHSLINLYVVATLSRTLELAVYLILFAGLALAAYFVAAKEEGLRTATLRPKPNPASTTQSPTQAGSMTVFGVGYGAAALLAVLALFMVVPRFANNPIVPPFTINIPLEGGVRAEIINPGVPLVQINGWSDGVSDYFYGFNNNLDLRYRGGLSDAAVMYVRSPSRSYWRSHSYDFYTGVTWTQSDKTLTPIDPRVGVHYVLPAPLGAPAAQGRAGEGQRIVQTFTIVREQPNLVFAAYRPAEIFITADEISLDSGDGLRLPQALKPGFTYSVVSVRPQFDPELLRQASALYPPQIARRYLQLPGQISNRTKNLAGRLAAPYANNYDKVLALNNHLLTEYTYNFFPPPHPPGAEVVDTFLFEDKEGMCEQYVTALVVMARALGIPARLTTGYGSGTYNPITNYYEVKLSDAHSWAEVYFPGYGWVPFDPTPGWTPQPYPTPVQNWLFANQGQFFGLDLSTAPLGQIMNGGAAGLVLFMPVLVGLILMVGAALLLIFLVKQFNLSAKTPGSGEAYSCLPPHPRRQLILKLYRQASKLLNHKGYVPRQRWEALAEYARRVGDWPTLARLTNAAEIAAYRPEAPDEETVAQARQSLADLQKELSRRGRI
- a CDS encoding MoxR family ATPase, whose amino-acid sequence is MTLNQPLLTKAPAPVNPQLQPKLTLEQAAHLIDRLQQNVSQAVVVNPEKLKLILTTILGQGHLLLEDVPGIGKTLVAKALARSISARFKRVQCTPDLLPSDITGASIYNQKEQRFVFAPGPLFAQFVLVDEINRATPRTQSSLLESMAERQVTVDGHQYKLEEPFFLIATQNPIETAGTFPLPEAQLDRFLISLSLGYPQFADEVLILEREEHEDPLQKIKPVLTPEHILALQVLVQSVNVVRSLKEYIIKLLTATRNHPDVLLGVSPRGGVALQRAAQAMALLNHRRFVTPDDLKAVATGVLSHRLITHERSGELPATIVDAVLKSVPVPVD